A portion of the Megalobrama amblycephala isolate DHTTF-2021 linkage group LG23, ASM1881202v1, whole genome shotgun sequence genome contains these proteins:
- the tbc1d2 gene encoding TBC1 domain family member 2A isoform X2, which yields MFLNADFLPVVKTPSGLVGEEAASLPAPGLKSPLNMSIKHPLIELQNTMHSFRNRQSQEIRQSVFHIDDPNVNQKTLSSKTSTLAVPTSGPSQTPESPANAKCEDLQKNRLSTVSQNRKGYKEKFKPLDLDTSRLQHEKLSLAEEVKAQKELVSLLHKVLEDAQLEKRTCAQFLAAEGEQERLELLRHGERRAAELRDHLESLQQENESLRRDLNQRDSHIAELQESVKLLMNKNQAKQEVILKLSEKLAACGEDQHYTNGLETETFKQLTLENEHLKDDLKAYKTQNQYLNSEIYQLTTLWRKSSEQEQSLIVKCAVLEANNCQMESRYLGILQKLLESEELNPEQREAIKKVIKDAVQADLNTVIKLNPISDYDEYGFKIAIDYKVEDLKLLSKIQALEIRSQNLLNHEECDGPLLARCAQLLFGRPEAELSSSTEMKRLLRTGLPREYRVKFWRFMIQIRTKSVRERHPNRYQDLCENSRTSPHLVPRQIQLDLDRTLTSNQHFSPPSSPMIQKLERVLQAFSWQNPTIGYVQGLNRLAAIALLVLQDEEDAFWCLVVIVEYIMPRNYYTKDLLGCQADQRVLKDLMSEKLPRLTAHLEALKVDVSLITVEWFLVLFVESLPTRILFKVWDAFLYEGIKVIFRYALALFKYKEEDILKIQDSAEMYQYLRIFPNTIADGRKLTSIAFNDMNPLPMKLLWNRRGVHLERLHAEIKELENLQKAYKAENVQCKDKELDTLASEDEEEV from the exons atgtttctgaatg CTGACTTCTTGCCCGTGGTGAAGACGCCTTCTGGTCTGGTTGGTGAAGAAGCTGCCAGTCTACCTGCACCAGGATTAAAAAGCCCCCTCAATATGTCAATCAAACATCCGCTAATTGAGCTACA GAACACAATGCACAGTTTCCGTAACCGGCAGTCACAGGAAATTAGACAAAGTGTTTTCCATATTGACGACCCAAATGTCAACCAAAAAACACTCTCATCTAAGACATCCA CTTTAGCAGTCCCCACATCCGGTCCTTCTCAAACCCCAGAATCCCCTGCTAATGCCAAGTGTGAGGACCTGCAAAAAAATCGTCTATCCACAGTGTCACAAAACAGGAAGGGTTACAAAGAAAAGTTCAAACCTCTGGACCTAGACACATCTCGACTTCAACATGAAAAACTTTCCCTGGCTGAAGAGGTCAAAGCACAGAAG GAGTTGGTGTCGCTGCTACATAAAGTGCTGGAAGATGCTCAGCTGGAGAAACGTACATGTGCTCAGTTTCTAGCTGCAGAGGGAGAGCAGGAGCGCTTGGAGCTCCTCAGACACGGTGAACGGCGTGCGGCCGAACTGCGAGACCATCTGGAGTCCCTGCAGCAGGAGAACGAGAGCCTACGGAGGGATCTGAACCAGAGGGACTCCCATATTGCTGAACTCCAAGAGAGTGTCAAGCTCTTGATGAATAAGAACCAGGCCAAACAGGAAGTGATATTGAAGCTTTCTGAGAAGTTAGCAGCCTGTGGGGAAGACCAGCATTACACCAATGGGCTGGAAACTGAGACCTTCAAACAGCTGACACTGGAGAATGAGCATTTGAAA GATGATTTGAAAGCATATAAAACCCAGAACCAGTACCTAAACTCTGAGATCTACCAGCTGACGACGCTTTGGAGAAAAAGTTCAGAACAGGAGCAAAGTCTGATAGTTAAG TGTGCTGTTTTAGAGGCCAATAACTGTCAGATGGAAAGCAGATACCTGGGAATCCTCCAGAAACTCCTGGAGAGTGAGGAATTGAATCCGGAGCAGAGGGAAGCAATCAAGAAGGTGATTAAAGATGCAGTTCAGGCAGACCTGAACACAGTCATCAAACTAAACCCCATCAG TGATTACGATGAATATGGATTTAAGATCGCAATAGACTACAAAGTTGAGGACCTGAAGCTCCTTTCTAAGATCCAGGCCCTGGAGATCCGATCCCAAAACCTGCTGAATCACGAGGAATGCGATGGGCCGCTGTTGGCTCGTTGCGCTCAGCTCCTGTTCGGACGTCCTGAAGCTGAACTGTCTTCATCAACAGAAATGAAGCGTCTACTCCGGACAGGCTTACCACGAGAGTACCGCGTGAAGTTTTGGCGTTTTATGATACAGATTAGAACCAAGTCAGTAAGGGAGCGTCATCCCAACCGCTATCAGGATCTTTGCGAGAACAGCAGAACCTCACCGCACCTGGTGCCCAGACAGATCCAGCTGGACCTGGATCGTACGTTGACCTCCAATCAACACTTTTCCCCTCCTTCAAGCCCCATGATTCAAAAGCTGGAGAGAGTTCTTCAAGCGTTCTCATGGCAAAACCCCACCATCGGCTACGTGCAGGGACTCAACAG ACTGGCGGCCATTGCTCTGCTGGTACTACAGGATGAGGAAGATGCCTTCTGGTGCCTGGTAGTGATTGTGGAGTACATCATGCCTCGCAATTACTACACCAAAGACCTGCTGGGCTGTCAG GCCGACCAGCGAGTACTAAAGGACCTCATGTCCGAGAAACTGCCTCGACTCACAGCCCATCTGGAAGCCCTAAAAGTAGACGTATCACTCATCACTGTTGAATGGTTCCTGGTGCTGTTCGTTGAGAGTTTGCCTACTCGCATACTGTTTAAAGTATGGGACGCCTTCCTGTATGAGGGCATCAAG GTGATATTCCGATATGCACTGGCTCTTTTCAAATACAAAGAGGAAGACATCTTAAAAATTCAAGACAGTGCCGAAATGTACCAGTATCTCCGCATCTTCCCTAACACCATTGCTGATGGAAG GAAGCTGACAAGCATTGCCTTCAATGACATGAACCCACTGCCCATGAAGCTGCTATGGAACCGTCGTGGCGTGCATCTGGAACGTCTCCACGCTGAGATTAAAGAGCTGGAGAACTTACAGAAAGCATACAAAGCTGAAAACGTCCAGTGCAAAGACAAAGAGCTGGACACCCTTGCTAGTGAAGATGAAGAGGAGGTATAG
- the tbc1d2 gene encoding TBC1 domain family member 2A isoform X1 produces the protein METKGNSSTPPPPDLHKSPADECVGAEEPQQQSLGRSDGSHDKMDINIHAAQSDGTSATFRRTPTQSGTKLCGYLNKQGGPLKAWKSRWFAYEEKSCQLFYYRMAQDINPLGKVDLSRATFSYPLQGEEGTFHIQTPERTFILKAANRDAQMYWLQQLQMKRALYREQQAERQSMPKPVESTPSANCPADFLPVVKTPSGLVGEEAASLPAPGLKSPLNMSIKHPLIELQNTMHSFRNRQSQEIRQSVFHIDDPNVNQKTLSSKTSTLAVPTSGPSQTPESPANAKCEDLQKNRLSTVSQNRKGYKEKFKPLDLDTSRLQHEKLSLAEEVKAQKELVSLLHKVLEDAQLEKRTCAQFLAAEGEQERLELLRHGERRAAELRDHLESLQQENESLRRDLNQRDSHIAELQESVKLLMNKNQAKQEVILKLSEKLAACGEDQHYTNGLETETFKQLTLENEHLKDDLKAYKTQNQYLNSEIYQLTTLWRKSSEQEQSLIVKCAVLEANNCQMESRYLGILQKLLESEELNPEQREAIKKVIKDAVQADLNTVIKLNPISDYDEYGFKIAIDYKVEDLKLLSKIQALEIRSQNLLNHEECDGPLLARCAQLLFGRPEAELSSSTEMKRLLRTGLPREYRVKFWRFMIQIRTKSVRERHPNRYQDLCENSRTSPHLVPRQIQLDLDRTLTSNQHFSPPSSPMIQKLERVLQAFSWQNPTIGYVQGLNRLAAIALLVLQDEEDAFWCLVVIVEYIMPRNYYTKDLLGCQADQRVLKDLMSEKLPRLTAHLEALKVDVSLITVEWFLVLFVESLPTRILFKVWDAFLYEGIKVIFRYALALFKYKEEDILKIQDSAEMYQYLRIFPNTIADGRKLTSIAFNDMNPLPMKLLWNRRGVHLERLHAEIKELENLQKAYKAENVQCKDKELDTLASEDEEEV, from the exons ATGGAGACCAAGGGAAACTCCAGCACTCCACCTCCACCAGACTTGCACAAATCTCCAGCAGATGAGTGTGTGGGCGCTGAGGAGCCCCAACAGCAGAGTTTGGGCCGGTCAGATGGGTCACATGATAAAATGGACATCAATATCCATGCTGCTCAGTCTGATGGGACCTCTGCCACCTTCAGAAGGACACCCACTCAGTCCGGCACTAAACTATGTGGCTACCTCAACAAGCAGGGTGGACCTCTCAAAGCCTGGAAGTCCCGCTGGTTTGCCTACGAGGAGAAGAGCTGCCAGCTGTTTTACTACCGCATGGCACAGGATATCAATCCTCTGGGAAAGGTGGATCTGTCTCGTGCCACGTTCAGTTACCCATTGCAGGGAGAGGAGGGAACCTTTCATATACAGACACCAGAGCGCACTTTCATTCTCAAG GCAGCTAACAGAGATGCGCAGATGTACTGGTTGCAACAGCTACAGATGAAACGTGCGTTATACAGGGAGCAGCAAGCCGAACGCCAGTCCATGCCAAAACCAGTGGAAAGCACGCCATCAGCAAACTGCCCTG CTGACTTCTTGCCCGTGGTGAAGACGCCTTCTGGTCTGGTTGGTGAAGAAGCTGCCAGTCTACCTGCACCAGGATTAAAAAGCCCCCTCAATATGTCAATCAAACATCCGCTAATTGAGCTACA GAACACAATGCACAGTTTCCGTAACCGGCAGTCACAGGAAATTAGACAAAGTGTTTTCCATATTGACGACCCAAATGTCAACCAAAAAACACTCTCATCTAAGACATCCA CTTTAGCAGTCCCCACATCCGGTCCTTCTCAAACCCCAGAATCCCCTGCTAATGCCAAGTGTGAGGACCTGCAAAAAAATCGTCTATCCACAGTGTCACAAAACAGGAAGGGTTACAAAGAAAAGTTCAAACCTCTGGACCTAGACACATCTCGACTTCAACATGAAAAACTTTCCCTGGCTGAAGAGGTCAAAGCACAGAAG GAGTTGGTGTCGCTGCTACATAAAGTGCTGGAAGATGCTCAGCTGGAGAAACGTACATGTGCTCAGTTTCTAGCTGCAGAGGGAGAGCAGGAGCGCTTGGAGCTCCTCAGACACGGTGAACGGCGTGCGGCCGAACTGCGAGACCATCTGGAGTCCCTGCAGCAGGAGAACGAGAGCCTACGGAGGGATCTGAACCAGAGGGACTCCCATATTGCTGAACTCCAAGAGAGTGTCAAGCTCTTGATGAATAAGAACCAGGCCAAACAGGAAGTGATATTGAAGCTTTCTGAGAAGTTAGCAGCCTGTGGGGAAGACCAGCATTACACCAATGGGCTGGAAACTGAGACCTTCAAACAGCTGACACTGGAGAATGAGCATTTGAAA GATGATTTGAAAGCATATAAAACCCAGAACCAGTACCTAAACTCTGAGATCTACCAGCTGACGACGCTTTGGAGAAAAAGTTCAGAACAGGAGCAAAGTCTGATAGTTAAG TGTGCTGTTTTAGAGGCCAATAACTGTCAGATGGAAAGCAGATACCTGGGAATCCTCCAGAAACTCCTGGAGAGTGAGGAATTGAATCCGGAGCAGAGGGAAGCAATCAAGAAGGTGATTAAAGATGCAGTTCAGGCAGACCTGAACACAGTCATCAAACTAAACCCCATCAG TGATTACGATGAATATGGATTTAAGATCGCAATAGACTACAAAGTTGAGGACCTGAAGCTCCTTTCTAAGATCCAGGCCCTGGAGATCCGATCCCAAAACCTGCTGAATCACGAGGAATGCGATGGGCCGCTGTTGGCTCGTTGCGCTCAGCTCCTGTTCGGACGTCCTGAAGCTGAACTGTCTTCATCAACAGAAATGAAGCGTCTACTCCGGACAGGCTTACCACGAGAGTACCGCGTGAAGTTTTGGCGTTTTATGATACAGATTAGAACCAAGTCAGTAAGGGAGCGTCATCCCAACCGCTATCAGGATCTTTGCGAGAACAGCAGAACCTCACCGCACCTGGTGCCCAGACAGATCCAGCTGGACCTGGATCGTACGTTGACCTCCAATCAACACTTTTCCCCTCCTTCAAGCCCCATGATTCAAAAGCTGGAGAGAGTTCTTCAAGCGTTCTCATGGCAAAACCCCACCATCGGCTACGTGCAGGGACTCAACAG ACTGGCGGCCATTGCTCTGCTGGTACTACAGGATGAGGAAGATGCCTTCTGGTGCCTGGTAGTGATTGTGGAGTACATCATGCCTCGCAATTACTACACCAAAGACCTGCTGGGCTGTCAG GCCGACCAGCGAGTACTAAAGGACCTCATGTCCGAGAAACTGCCTCGACTCACAGCCCATCTGGAAGCCCTAAAAGTAGACGTATCACTCATCACTGTTGAATGGTTCCTGGTGCTGTTCGTTGAGAGTTTGCCTACTCGCATACTGTTTAAAGTATGGGACGCCTTCCTGTATGAGGGCATCAAG GTGATATTCCGATATGCACTGGCTCTTTTCAAATACAAAGAGGAAGACATCTTAAAAATTCAAGACAGTGCCGAAATGTACCAGTATCTCCGCATCTTCCCTAACACCATTGCTGATGGAAG GAAGCTGACAAGCATTGCCTTCAATGACATGAACCCACTGCCCATGAAGCTGCTATGGAACCGTCGTGGCGTGCATCTGGAACGTCTCCACGCTGAGATTAAAGAGCTGGAGAACTTACAGAAAGCATACAAAGCTGAAAACGTCCAGTGCAAAGACAAAGAGCTGGACACCCTTGCTAGTGAAGATGAAGAGGAGGTATAG